A genomic window from Pseudonocardia broussonetiae includes:
- a CDS encoding IniB N-terminal domain-containing protein codes for MLSLSSLIDFLLGLLRDEDAQAEFARDPQGVLARHDLAGITAQDVRDVQPMLADCDGVSRSGGDGGGHYGGGGHYGGGGGHYGRGLSHDDDPVRVIHHVTRTHTVERDVVREQHHHHDGGPTTVTQNIEYKQYSTEFHYTDKSVHVEEGGTYVRDSFNQDNDGIDNKGGVIDDSTVVNGDGNTAGNTTETTVVQDSYNEDASETVVVVDSLNDQSDNSTTVTDSFDDSSTTAVVNTYAEGDSYAVVQPADAPADAEPVPDAAGV; via the coding sequence GTGCTCTCCCTGTCCTCGCTGATCGACTTCCTGCTCGGCCTGCTGCGCGACGAGGACGCGCAGGCGGAGTTCGCGCGCGACCCCCAGGGGGTGCTCGCCCGCCACGACCTCGCCGGCATCACCGCCCAGGACGTGCGCGACGTCCAGCCGATGCTGGCCGACTGCGACGGCGTCTCCCGCTCCGGCGGCGACGGCGGCGGTCACTACGGCGGCGGCGGTCACTACGGCGGCGGCGGCGGCCACTACGGCCGCGGCCTGTCCCACGACGACGACCCGGTCCGCGTCATCCACCACGTCACGCGGACCCACACCGTCGAGCGCGACGTCGTGCGCGAGCAGCACCACCACCACGACGGCGGCCCGACGACGGTCACGCAGAACATCGAGTACAAGCAGTACTCGACCGAGTTCCACTACACCGACAAAAGCGTGCACGTCGAAGAAGGCGGGACGTACGTCCGCGACTCCTTCAACCAGGACAACGACGGCATCGACAACAAGGGCGGCGTGATCGACGACAGCACCGTCGTCAACGGCGACGGGAACACCGCCGGGAACACCACCGAGACGACCGTCGTGCAGGACTCCTACAACGAGGACGCCAGCGAGACCGTGGTGGTCGTCGACTCCCTGAACGACCAGAGCGACAACTCGACCACCGTGACCGACAGCTTCGACGACTCGAGCACGACCGCGGTCGTGAACACCTACGCCGAGGGCGACTCCTACGCGGTCGTCCAGCCGGCCGACGCGCCCGCCGACGCGGAGCCCGTGCCCGACGCGGCCGGGGTCTGA
- a CDS encoding dynamin family protein encodes MERPLTVRAVDLALATIAPYGRPDLEARLHQARARLLDDRVRVLVVGEFKQGKSLLVNALLSAPVCPVFDDVATAVSTAVSYADEPVLTLVRAREQGPDGLPAQERTRRTDIPLHELSGVVAGYVTEARNPQNAQGLTGVEIGIPRTILQAGLEVVDTPGVGGLTSVHGAATMAALPSADAVLLVSDASQEYTAPELEFLRQAIRLCPNVACVLTKTDMYPEWRRIAELDRRHLREAGIDAELIAVSSTVRWQAVVTADAALNAESGFPALETYLAQRVLGQADLLARRSTVHDVVAVTDQLRDGLRAEESSHRDPNGVQELIRSLRAAQERAAALKERSARWQHTLGDGVADLNADIDHDLRDRMREITRLAEEEIDDGGDPTRNWDQLSAWIQQQVAAAASTNFLWATQRARFLAGQVAAHFAEDREAVLPALRTEASAAVGAAREMRVRDGEPWNVGQQALAGLRGGYIGVLMFGLLGTFVGLSLINPFSIGAGLLLGGKTISDERRRIVSRRQGEAKTAVRRYVDDVTFQVGKDSRDMLRDVQRDLRDHFGELAEQLNTSLKDSLATAERSVKTTEGERTRRLAEIPEQIAALERLQQRVRTLVPAAGEQQVPAPVAVPVPAS; translated from the coding sequence GTGGAGCGTCCCCTGACGGTCAGGGCCGTCGACCTCGCCCTCGCGACGATCGCCCCGTACGGCCGTCCCGACCTCGAGGCGCGGCTGCACCAGGCCCGCGCCCGCCTGCTCGACGACCGCGTGCGCGTCCTCGTCGTCGGCGAGTTCAAGCAGGGCAAGAGCCTGCTGGTCAACGCGCTGCTCAGCGCGCCGGTCTGCCCGGTGTTCGACGACGTCGCCACGGCCGTCTCCACCGCGGTGTCCTACGCCGACGAGCCGGTGCTGACGCTGGTCCGCGCCCGTGAGCAGGGGCCCGACGGCCTCCCCGCGCAGGAGCGCACCCGCCGCACCGACATCCCGCTGCACGAGCTGTCCGGGGTCGTCGCCGGCTACGTCACCGAGGCGCGCAACCCGCAGAACGCGCAGGGTCTCACCGGCGTCGAGATCGGGATCCCGCGCACGATCCTGCAGGCCGGGCTGGAGGTCGTCGACACCCCCGGGGTGGGCGGGCTGACGTCGGTGCACGGCGCCGCGACGATGGCCGCGCTGCCCTCGGCCGACGCCGTCCTGCTCGTCTCCGACGCCTCGCAGGAGTACACCGCGCCCGAGCTGGAGTTCCTGCGCCAGGCGATCCGGCTGTGCCCCAACGTCGCCTGCGTGCTGACGAAGACCGACATGTACCCGGAGTGGCGGCGCATCGCCGAGCTCGACCGGCGCCACCTGCGCGAGGCGGGGATCGACGCCGAGCTGATCGCCGTGTCGTCGACGGTGCGGTGGCAGGCCGTCGTCACGGCCGACGCCGCGCTCAACGCCGAGTCCGGCTTCCCCGCGCTGGAGACCTACCTCGCGCAGCGGGTGCTCGGCCAGGCCGACCTGCTCGCGCGCCGCTCCACCGTGCACGACGTCGTGGCCGTCACCGACCAGCTGCGCGACGGGCTGCGCGCCGAGGAGTCCTCGCACCGCGACCCGAACGGCGTGCAGGAGCTGATCCGGTCGCTGCGCGCGGCGCAGGAGCGGGCGGCGGCGCTCAAGGAGCGGTCGGCGCGCTGGCAGCATACGCTGGGCGACGGCGTCGCCGACCTCAACGCCGACATCGACCACGACCTGCGCGACCGGATGCGCGAGATCACGCGCCTGGCCGAGGAGGAGATCGACGACGGCGGCGACCCGACCCGCAACTGGGACCAGCTCTCGGCGTGGATCCAGCAGCAGGTCGCGGCGGCGGCGTCGACGAACTTCCTGTGGGCCACGCAGCGCGCGCGGTTCCTCGCCGGGCAGGTCGCCGCGCACTTCGCCGAGGACCGCGAGGCGGTGCTCCCGGCGCTGCGCACCGAGGCGTCGGCGGCGGTCGGGGCGGCGCGCGAGATGCGCGTGCGCGACGGCGAGCCGTGGAACGTCGGGCAGCAGGCCCTGGCCGGGCTGCGCGGCGGCTACATCGGCGTGCTGATGTTCGGGCTGCTCGGCACGTTCGTCGGACTCTCGCTGATCAACCCGTTCTCGATCGGCGCCGGGCTGCTGCTGGGCGGCAAGACGATCAGCGACGAGCGGCGGCGGATCGTCAGCCGCCGCCAGGGCGAGGCGAAGACGGCCGTGCGCCGCTACGTCGACGACGTGACGTTCCAGGTGGGCAAGGACTCCCGCGACATGCTGCGCGACGTCCAGCGCGACCTGCGCGACCACTTCGGCGAGCTCGCCGAGCAGCTCAACACCTCGCTCAAGGACTCCCTCGCCACGGCCGAGCGGTCGGTGAAGACCACCGAGGGGGAGCGCACGCGCCGGCTCGCCGAGATCCCCGAGCAGATCGCGGCGCTGGAGCGGCTGCAGCAGCGGGTCCGCACGCTCGTGCCGGCGGCCGGCGAGCAGCAGGTCCCGGCGCCCGTCGCGGTGCCCGTGCCCGCGTCGTGA
- a CDS encoding dynamin family protein: MTRVVGRTLTDAARDLLRDAAEVYRDDEGTAGWLHHQVDRLDEPLRLAVAGKVKAGKSTLLNALVGERLAPVDAGECTKVVTWYRDAPQTGVTMVGTDGSLHELPVDRRDGALVIDLGGASAEDVEMLVVDWPSQSLRIATLIDTPGLASLSHEVGRRTLRFLHPDDERPTDADAVVYLMRHLHAADAEFLEAFRGQTVAQTASVNSLAVISRADEIGGGRVDAMVSARAIARRYRSEPALRGLAQDVVAVAGLVAETARTLHQTEFTVLAALARQPKDAVEASLLTVDRFVASDSPIARAVPDLVPAQRAALLRRFGVFGLRLSTMLIRQGVATPAALAADLVQRSGLGELRDALDRQFVQRRDVLKARSALLAVHQVVQDDPVSGSRALSAELERLLTGAHEFTELRLLAELRAGAVALPASLSDEGARLLGAVGAGPAARLGLPPAAGPHDLHAAALDALARWQEHAENPMLGRAVTGVCRTVVRTCEGLVATLRP, translated from the coding sequence GTGACGCGGGTCGTGGGCCGGACCCTCACCGACGCCGCGCGCGACCTGCTCCGCGATGCCGCGGAGGTCTACCGCGACGACGAGGGCACCGCGGGCTGGCTGCACCACCAGGTCGACCGGCTCGACGAACCGCTGCGCCTCGCCGTCGCGGGGAAGGTGAAGGCGGGCAAGTCGACGCTGCTCAACGCGCTGGTCGGGGAGCGGCTGGCGCCGGTCGACGCAGGGGAGTGCACGAAGGTCGTCACCTGGTACCGCGACGCGCCGCAGACGGGCGTGACGATGGTGGGCACCGACGGGTCGCTGCACGAGCTCCCGGTCGACCGGCGCGACGGCGCGCTGGTGATCGACCTCGGCGGCGCGTCGGCGGAGGACGTCGAGATGCTCGTCGTCGACTGGCCGTCGCAGAGCCTGCGGATCGCCACCCTGATCGACACGCCGGGGCTCGCATCGCTGTCGCACGAGGTGGGGCGCCGGACGCTGCGCTTCCTGCACCCCGACGACGAGCGGCCCACCGACGCCGACGCGGTGGTCTACCTGATGCGCCACCTGCACGCCGCCGACGCGGAGTTCCTGGAGGCGTTCCGCGGCCAGACCGTCGCGCAGACGGCGTCGGTGAACTCGCTCGCGGTGATCTCGCGGGCCGACGAGATCGGCGGCGGGCGGGTCGACGCGATGGTGTCGGCGCGGGCGATCGCCCGGCGCTACCGCTCCGAGCCGGCGCTGCGGGGGCTGGCGCAGGACGTCGTCGCCGTCGCCGGGCTGGTGGCCGAGACCGCCCGCACGCTGCACCAGACGGAGTTCACGGTGCTCGCCGCGCTCGCCCGCCAGCCCAAGGACGCCGTGGAGGCGTCGCTGCTCACCGTCGACCGGTTCGTGGCGTCGGACTCGCCGATCGCCCGCGCGGTGCCCGACCTCGTGCCGGCTCAGCGGGCGGCGCTGCTGCGGCGGTTCGGGGTGTTCGGGCTGCGCCTGTCGACGATGCTGATCCGCCAGGGCGTCGCCACCCCGGCCGCCCTGGCCGCCGACCTGGTGCAGCGCAGCGGATTGGGCGAGCTGCGCGACGCCCTCGACCGCCAGTTCGTGCAGCGCCGCGACGTCCTCAAGGCCCGGTCGGCGCTGCTCGCCGTGCACCAGGTGGTGCAGGACGACCCGGTGTCCGGCTCGCGGGCGCTGTCGGCGGAGCTGGAGCGACTGCTCACCGGGGCGCACGAGTTCACCGAGCTGCGGCTGCTGGCGGAGCTGCGGGCCGGGGCGGTGGCGCTGCCCGCCTCGCTGTCCGACGAGGGCGCGCGGCTGCTGGGCGCGGTCGGCGCCGGACCGGCTGCCCGTCTCGGCCTGCCCCCCGCCGCGGGCCCCCACGACCTGCACGCCGCGGCGCTCGACGCCCTCGCGCGCTGGCAGGAGCACGCGGAGAACCCGATGCTGGGCCGCGCGGTCACCGGGGTGTGCCGGACGGTGGTCCGGACCTGCGAGGGCCTGGTCGCCACCCTCCGCCCCTAG
- a CDS encoding helix-turn-helix transcriptional regulator, with the protein MGSAVTMTRPVRDGPVVPPGGAALARLVSERPHDPLVATVGGPGGTGKTLLLDALAQLWTAAGVRVLRVDPTTALPALDDSCAVLVDDAHRLDDGRLDALRDHALRGRLVLAHRPWPRPDALAALCAGVGARRVVAIVGHLDAAAVADRLAERLGAAPPDGMAELVHRQSGGLPALVDLVTQGLVDSGRVTARFHAPERITVSVSLAERLRHRVDALPPAVQALLTAMAHGATLDSDVLAPVLELPGPELEDAVEAARATGLLTEAGELIPLIRTLFLRLTPVLRTRDLHRRLAGIELARGGSVLAAGQRLLGTGASGTHIATVLRTAADEALTRSPALSAELLEAAVDAGHPRLDVAGRRAHALVLAGRIGEALQVADDVLACPESPDRTAAVVAAATALAHRGLPERGAELLRALPPGRAVLAVPALVVSGRLDEARALLAAADAARGADTLLDGAARLLGAGMVGAVTGSAAALSRLAQATAMLEPVAATTLLPDTPAALTAVVAVQAGQPAVAESTLRRAIEGGHGGRVATLRHRLLLAGILLARGTLGPPAGLVERVARQDPPPEPRDALLLAGLEVGLARRREDPAALAAAWGRAREAVVRHPADLTTLPVLGELAVAAAQLGESFWLDGPLEDLDAVLDRLGRPALWAAPLTWWRLRAAVAAGDAVGPFVDVLAATASSSPYAGVLAAAGRGWASVVDGTLDVEGIVATGRRMVAVGLGGEAAQLAGRAAAATPDRRAAHALHAVARALQGGGPVPAEPGEAPAPDPATTAPPADAGALTEREREIGRLILTGLTYKQIGQRLFISAKTVEHYVARMRQRLGVASRGELFALLQSALGDGS; encoded by the coding sequence ATGGGCTCCGCCGTGACGATGACGCGGCCCGTCCGGGACGGCCCCGTCGTGCCGCCGGGCGGGGCGGCCCTCGCGCGGCTGGTGTCCGAGCGCCCGCACGACCCCCTCGTCGCCACCGTCGGCGGGCCCGGCGGGACCGGCAAGACCCTGCTCCTCGACGCGCTCGCGCAGCTCTGGACGGCGGCCGGCGTGCGGGTGCTGCGCGTCGACCCCACCACCGCACTCCCCGCGCTCGACGACTCCTGCGCCGTCCTCGTCGACGACGCCCACCGGCTCGACGACGGGCGCCTCGACGCCCTGCGCGACCACGCGCTGCGCGGGCGCCTCGTGCTGGCCCACCGCCCGTGGCCGCGCCCGGACGCGCTCGCCGCGCTGTGCGCCGGGGTGGGTGCGCGGCGGGTCGTCGCCATCGTGGGGCACCTCGACGCCGCCGCGGTCGCCGACCGGCTCGCCGAGCGCCTCGGCGCAGCCCCGCCGGACGGCATGGCCGAGCTGGTGCACCGCCAGTCCGGCGGGCTGCCCGCGCTCGTCGACCTCGTCACGCAGGGCCTCGTCGACTCCGGCCGCGTCACCGCCCGCTTCCACGCGCCGGAGCGGATCACCGTGTCGGTGTCGCTGGCCGAGCGGCTGCGCCACCGCGTCGACGCCCTGCCGCCCGCCGTGCAGGCGCTGCTGACCGCGATGGCCCACGGCGCCACGCTCGACAGCGACGTCCTCGCCCCGGTCCTCGAGCTCCCCGGGCCGGAGCTGGAGGACGCCGTCGAGGCCGCCCGCGCGACCGGGCTGCTCACCGAGGCGGGCGAGCTGATCCCGCTGATCCGCACGCTGTTCCTGCGGCTGACCCCGGTCCTGCGCACCCGCGACCTGCACCGCCGCCTGGCCGGCATCGAGCTCGCCCGCGGCGGCTCCGTGCTCGCCGCCGGCCAGCGGCTGCTGGGCACCGGCGCGAGCGGCACGCACATCGCCACCGTCCTGCGCACCGCGGCCGACGAGGCGCTCACCCGGTCCCCCGCGCTGTCGGCCGAGCTGCTGGAGGCCGCCGTCGACGCCGGGCACCCGCGGCTCGACGTCGCGGGGCGGCGCGCGCACGCGCTCGTGCTGGCCGGGCGGATCGGGGAGGCCCTGCAGGTCGCCGACGACGTGCTCGCGTGCCCGGAGTCCCCCGACCGCACCGCCGCCGTCGTCGCGGCCGCCACGGCGCTCGCCCACCGCGGCCTGCCCGAACGGGGCGCCGAGCTGCTGCGCGCGCTGCCGCCGGGCCGCGCGGTGCTCGCGGTGCCCGCGCTCGTCGTGAGCGGCCGGCTCGACGAGGCCCGCGCGCTGCTGGCCGCCGCCGACGCCGCGCGCGGTGCCGACACCCTGCTCGACGGGGCCGCGCGGCTGCTCGGCGCGGGGATGGTCGGGGCGGTCACGGGGTCGGCGGCCGCGCTGTCGCGGCTCGCGCAGGCCACGGCGATGCTCGAACCGGTGGCCGCCACGACGCTGCTTCCCGATACGCCCGCCGCGCTCACGGCGGTCGTCGCGGTGCAGGCGGGGCAGCCCGCCGTGGCCGAGTCGACGCTGCGGCGGGCGATCGAGGGCGGGCACGGCGGGCGGGTCGCGACGCTGCGCCACCGGCTGCTGCTGGCCGGGATCCTGCTGGCCCGCGGCACGCTGGGCCCGCCGGCGGGGCTCGTCGAGCGGGTCGCGCGCCAGGACCCGCCGCCCGAGCCCCGCGACGCGCTGCTGCTCGCCGGGCTGGAGGTCGGGCTCGCCCGCCGTCGCGAGGACCCGGCCGCGCTCGCCGCCGCCTGGGGCCGCGCGCGCGAGGCCGTCGTCCGCCATCCCGCCGACCTCACGACGCTCCCGGTGCTCGGCGAGCTGGCCGTCGCCGCCGCGCAGCTCGGCGAGTCGTTCTGGCTCGACGGCCCGCTGGAGGACCTCGACGCCGTGCTCGACCGCCTCGGCCGCCCCGCGCTGTGGGCGGCCCCGCTGACGTGGTGGCGGCTGCGTGCGGCGGTGGCCGCCGGCGACGCCGTGGGCCCCTTCGTCGACGTCCTCGCCGCCACGGCGTCCTCGTCGCCGTACGCCGGGGTGCTGGCCGCGGCCGGACGGGGCTGGGCGTCCGTCGTCGACGGGACGCTGGACGTCGAGGGGATCGTGGCGACGGGGCGCCGGATGGTGGCCGTCGGGCTGGGCGGGGAGGCCGCGCAGCTCGCCGGCCGGGCCGCCGCGGCCACCCCCGACCGCCGCGCGGCGCACGCCCTGCACGCCGTCGCCCGCGCGCTGCAGGGCGGCGGGCCGGTGCCGGCCGAGCCCGGGGAGGCGCCCGCGCCGGACCCGGCGACGACGGCCCCGCCGGCCGACGCGGGCGCCCTGACCGAGCGCGAGCGCGAGATCGGGCGCCTCATCCTCACCGGCCTGACCTACAAGCAGATCGGCCAGCGCCTGTTCATCTCGGCGAAGACCGTGGAGCACTACGTGGCCCGGATGCGCCAGCGGCTCGGGGTCGCGAGCCGGGGCGAGCTGTTCGCCCTCCTGCAGTCGGCCCTGGGCGACGGTTCCTGA
- a CDS encoding ABC-F family ATP-binding cassette domain-containing protein yields the protein MSATLQATDLAAGHGARVLFSGLDLVVAPGDVVGLVGANGAGKSTLLRLLAGELDPEGGRVSLSPPDATVGHLPQEPDRRPGETVAAFLARRTGVAAAQAAMDAAAEALGEGAPGADDTYATALDRWLALGGADLEERAGEVAAEVGLGVDLEAPMTALSGGQAARAGLAALLLSRYDVLLLDEPTNDLDLDGLERLERFVQGLRAPAVIVSHDREFLARTVTRVVELDLAQQQVGVYDGGYDSYLAEREVARRHAREAYEEYDDRLGSLKDRAQMQRNWMAQGVRNARRKSTDNDKIGRNKRAETSEKQAAKARQTQKMIDRLDVVEEPRKEWELRMTIAAAPRSGTVVASMTGAVVRRGSFTLGPIDAQVDWADRVVITGANGAGKTTLIGALLGRIPVDEGSAGLGSGVRVGEIDQARGLFLGPQPLARAFGDAVPDWAESDVRTLLAKFGLTGDHAPRPAASLSPGERTRAALALLQAREVNLLVLDEPTNHLDLPAIEQLEQALDGFGGTVLLVTHDRRMLDSVRTTRHWAVRDGLLVTS from the coding sequence ATGAGCGCCACCCTGCAGGCCACCGACCTCGCCGCCGGCCACGGCGCCCGCGTGCTGTTCTCCGGGCTCGACCTCGTCGTCGCCCCCGGCGACGTCGTCGGGCTCGTCGGGGCCAACGGCGCCGGCAAGTCCACGCTGCTGCGCCTGCTCGCGGGCGAGCTCGACCCCGAGGGCGGGCGCGTGTCGCTCAGCCCGCCCGACGCGACGGTCGGGCACCTCCCGCAGGAGCCCGACCGCCGCCCCGGCGAGACCGTGGCCGCGTTCCTGGCCCGGCGCACCGGCGTCGCGGCGGCGCAGGCGGCGATGGACGCGGCCGCCGAGGCGCTCGGTGAGGGCGCCCCCGGCGCCGACGACACCTACGCCACCGCGCTCGACCGCTGGCTCGCCCTCGGCGGGGCCGACCTGGAGGAGCGCGCGGGCGAGGTCGCCGCGGAGGTGGGGCTGGGTGTCGACCTGGAGGCGCCGATGACGGCGCTGTCGGGCGGTCAGGCCGCCCGCGCCGGGCTCGCCGCGCTGCTGCTCTCCCGCTACGACGTGCTGCTGCTCGACGAGCCCACCAACGACCTCGACCTCGACGGCCTGGAGCGCCTGGAGAGGTTCGTGCAGGGGCTGCGGGCGCCGGCCGTCATCGTCAGCCACGACCGCGAGTTCCTCGCCCGCACCGTCACCCGGGTCGTGGAGCTCGACCTCGCGCAGCAGCAGGTCGGCGTCTACGACGGCGGCTACGACAGCTACCTCGCCGAGCGGGAGGTGGCCCGCCGGCACGCCCGCGAGGCCTACGAGGAGTACGACGACAGGCTCGGCTCGCTCAAGGACCGCGCCCAGATGCAGCGCAACTGGATGGCCCAGGGCGTCCGCAACGCCCGCCGGAAGTCCACCGACAACGACAAGATCGGCCGGAACAAGCGCGCCGAGACCAGCGAGAAGCAGGCCGCGAAGGCCCGGCAGACGCAGAAGATGATCGACCGGCTCGACGTCGTCGAGGAGCCCCGCAAGGAGTGGGAGCTGCGCATGACGATCGCCGCGGCGCCGCGCTCGGGCACGGTCGTCGCGTCGATGACGGGGGCGGTCGTCCGGCGCGGGTCGTTCACGCTCGGGCCGATCGACGCGCAGGTCGACTGGGCCGACCGCGTCGTCATCACCGGGGCCAACGGCGCGGGCAAGACCACGCTGATCGGCGCGCTGCTCGGGCGCATCCCGGTCGACGAGGGCTCGGCGGGCCTCGGGTCCGGCGTCCGCGTCGGGGAGATCGACCAGGCGCGCGGGCTGTTCCTCGGCCCCCAGCCGCTCGCCCGGGCGTTCGGCGACGCGGTGCCCGACTGGGCCGAGTCCGACGTCCGCACGCTGCTCGCGAAGTTCGGGCTCACCGGCGACCACGCGCCGCGCCCGGCCGCCTCGCTGTCTCCCGGCGAGCGCACGCGGGCGGCGCTGGCGCTGCTGCAGGCGCGGGAGGTCAACCTGCTCGTGCTCGACGAGCCGACCAACCACCTCGACCTGCCCGCCATCGAGCAGCTCGAGCAGGCCCTCGACGGCTTCGGCGGCACCGTGCTCCTCGTGACGCACGACCGCCGGATGCTCGACTCGGTCCGCACCACCCGCCACTGGGCCGTTCGGGACGGGCTGCTCGTCACCTCGTGA
- a CDS encoding calcium-binding protein, which yields MLVLAITATGAALVFGNGTLAAFSDSDKGGGGTARTATVVLGGRSTPVALTYTGLRASSTTRTVNLTIDYRGTVPATVQLQLPSGATSTSCTRNGTTWSDGTLVGSLTIALGSQPAVPYCSLLDGVARTVVTTVAPGTTTVVPVTVTVGGLLVTGRSERAPITVRAVGGFTDRVLGTVSITTSGLVGAQSATVAAPAPVAARTVAPPAPPAECPGTYVETVVLTPDRPRFVAAEDRPGAPGPFLVQGTAGDDVVTGSGAGDCLVGGGGADVLDGAGGDDVLLGGDGPDRLTGGPGADRLLGGAGIDELTGGAGADVLDGQADGGTCDADPADTVTACALPAPAPAPVAPAPAPAPPVEPAPAPAPEPAPVPVEPAPVEPAPAPAEPAPAPAPEPVPEPAPVAPAPQQEGSADPAVPEGTG from the coding sequence GTGCTGGTCCTGGCGATCACCGCCACGGGTGCCGCACTCGTGTTCGGCAACGGCACCCTGGCGGCGTTCTCCGACTCCGACAAGGGGGGCGGCGGGACGGCGCGCACCGCCACCGTCGTCCTCGGCGGGCGGAGCACGCCGGTGGCGCTGACCTACACGGGCCTGCGCGCGTCGAGCACCACCCGCACGGTCAACCTGACGATCGACTACCGCGGCACGGTGCCCGCCACCGTGCAGCTGCAGCTCCCCTCGGGGGCGACCTCCACGTCGTGCACCCGCAACGGCACGACGTGGTCCGACGGCACGCTCGTCGGCTCGCTGACGATCGCGCTCGGCAGCCAGCCCGCCGTGCCCTACTGCTCGCTGCTCGACGGGGTGGCCCGCACCGTCGTCACGACCGTCGCACCCGGGACGACGACCGTCGTGCCGGTCACGGTGACGGTCGGCGGCCTCCTGGTGACCGGCCGCTCCGAGCGCGCCCCGATCACCGTCCGGGCCGTGGGCGGCTTCACCGACCGGGTGCTGGGCACCGTGTCGATCACGACCAGCGGCCTGGTCGGCGCCCAGTCGGCGACGGTGGCCGCACCCGCTCCGGTCGCGGCGCGGACCGTGGCCCCACCCGCGCCCCCCGCGGAGTGCCCCGGCACGTACGTCGAGACCGTGGTGCTGACGCCCGACCGGCCGCGGTTCGTCGCGGCCGAGGACCGCCCGGGCGCACCGGGGCCGTTCCTCGTGCAGGGCACCGCCGGCGACGACGTCGTCACCGGTTCCGGCGCCGGTGACTGCCTCGTCGGCGGGGGCGGCGCCGACGTGCTCGACGGCGCGGGCGGCGACGACGTGCTGCTCGGCGGCGACGGCCCGGACCGGCTCACCGGCGGCCCGGGCGCCGACCGGCTCCTCGGCGGCGCGGGGATCGACGAGCTGACCGGCGGGGCGGGGGCCGACGTCCTCGACGGCCAGGCCGACGGCGGCACCTGCGACGCCGACCCGGCCGACACCGTGACCGCGTGCGCGCTGCCCGCGCCCGCCCCGGCCCCGGTCGCCCCCGCACCGGCCCCCGCGCCCCCGGTGGAACCGGCACCCGCTCCTGCCCCGGAACCGGCTCCGGTCCCCGTCGAGCCCGCCCCGGTGGAACCGGCACCCGCACCCGCCGAGCCGGCTCCCGCGCCCGCTCCGGAACCGGTGCCCGAGCCGGCGCCCGTCGCCCCGGCCCCGCAGCAGGAGGGCTCCGCCGACCCGGCGGTGCCCGAGGGGACCGGGTAG
- a CDS encoding TasA family protein, producing the protein MTALQNKKVRLGIGIAAVALAAAAIGAGTYAAFSDTETGPGGTLKAGTLDLTVGGSGGVTLFTGENIAPGYTSTSTIALTNTGSIPGTLASTLQLTGTDVTCTEPEAEAEGKAQGACAPGGDLQNQLTISILSGPGVAAATPPVTLAKFAETGFGQIPLGAGATGEYVLKFELPNLSGTENNKVQGDRVTLSSNYTLTQS; encoded by the coding sequence ATGACCGCACTGCAGAACAAGAAGGTCAGACTCGGAATCGGCATCGCGGCCGTGGCACTCGCCGCCGCCGCGATCGGCGCCGGCACCTACGCCGCGTTCAGCGACACCGAGACCGGGCCCGGCGGCACGCTGAAGGCGGGCACGCTGGACCTCACTGTCGGCGGCTCCGGCGGCGTCACGCTGTTCACGGGGGAGAACATCGCGCCCGGGTACACCTCGACCTCGACCATCGCCCTCACCAACACCGGGAGCATCCCCGGCACGCTGGCCAGCACGCTCCAGCTCACGGGCACGGACGTGACCTGCACCGAGCCGGAGGCCGAGGCCGAGGGCAAGGCGCAGGGAGCCTGCGCGCCCGGCGGCGACCTCCAGAACCAGCTCACCATCTCGATCCTCAGCGGGCCGGGCGTCGCCGCGGCGACGCCGCCGGTGACGCTGGCGAAGTTCGCCGAGACCGGGTTCGGCCAGATCCCGCTGGGCGCCGGCGCGACCGGCGAGTACGTCCTCAAGTTCGAACTGCCGAACCTCTCCGGAACGGAGAACAACAAGGTGCAGGGTGACCGCGTCACGCTGAGTTCGAATTACACGCTGACCCAGTCCTGA
- a CDS encoding signal peptidase I, which translates to MVARRAWSALLALFVVAAVALALAVAAVPAVAGASTLTVLSGSMEPTLPVGSVVVVRPRPAGEVGVGDVVTFLARDPGSAETRVVTHRVVEVLDGPAFRTRGDANPDPDPGVVAAADLRGVEWYVVPWVGGAMAALRTPVGLLVGGGVLLLLLGAGLLLPAARPRADDRGARMAP; encoded by the coding sequence ATGGTCGCGAGACGTGCGTGGAGTGCTCTGCTGGCCCTGTTCGTCGTCGCCGCGGTGGCGCTCGCGCTCGCCGTGGCCGCCGTGCCCGCGGTGGCCGGGGCCAGCACGCTGACGGTGCTGTCGGGGAGCATGGAGCCGACGCTGCCGGTGGGCTCGGTGGTCGTCGTCCGTCCGCGGCCGGCCGGGGAGGTCGGTGTCGGCGACGTCGTCACGTTCCTGGCCCGCGACCCCGGCTCCGCGGAGACCCGCGTCGTCACCCACCGGGTCGTCGAGGTGCTCGACGGGCCCGCGTTCCGCACCCGCGGCGACGCCAACCCCGACCCGGACCCGGGCGTCGTCGCGGCGGCCGACCTGCGCGGCGTCGAGTGGTACGTGGTGCCGTGGGTCGGCGGGGCGATGGCGGCCCTGCGCACGCCCGTCGGCCTGCTGGTCGGGGGCGGGGTGCTGCTGCTCCTGCTCGGGGCCGGCCTGCTGCTGCCCGCGGCCCGCCCCCGCGCGGACGACCGAGGGGCCAGGATGGCGCCGTGA